Genomic DNA from uncultured Erythrobacter sp.:
GTGTGGGTTTCATCCCCGACGACGAGAACGGCATGGGTAGCGCGATCGGCGATTTCGACAATGATGGCGACTTCGACTGGTTCGTCTCCTCGATCAACGGCAACCGCTTGTTCGAAAATCTCGGCGGGGCGAACTTCCAGCGGAACTCCGCATCCGGGGTCGAACCCGGCGGCTGGGGCTGGGGATCGTGCTTTGCCGATTTCAACGCCGATGGCTGGCTCGACATTTACCAGACCAATGGCTGGGAAGCGGGCAAGGACCCATCGGCCTCCAACTATGTCGATGACACGTCGCGGCTGTGGATGAGCAAGGGCGACGGGACGTTCAGCGATGCGGCCCAAGCGTCGAGCATGCTCGACACCGATCAGGGGCGCGGGATCGTGTGCGACGATTTCGACAATGACGGCGATGTCGATGTGCTGTTGCTGACGGCTGAGCCGACCGGCTCCGCTATTTACTGGGAGAACCAGCTAAGCGGCGCGAACACGATCAAGGTGCGGCTGCGCGGGAAGGCTCCCAACACATTTGCTGTGGGCGCAGTCATCGAGCTGACGATATCGGACGCCACGCAACGCCGTATGGTGAGCGTAAACAGCAACTTCACTTCGCACAATTCGACCGAGCAGATTTTCGGCCTCGGCCCGAACACGCAAGGCGGATTGCGGGTGATATGGCCTGATGGATCAGAAACGATTCAACCAAATGTCAGCGCGGGTCAGACGCTGGTGATCCAGCAACCCTAGGTCACTCGATCTCACGGAAGATGCGGTAGCCCCAAGGGGCAAGTGTAATTGCTTCGTCTGCACCCTCGAGCCTTGCGCTGACACCTGACAGCGCATCAACGTAGTTGCCATGGTGCCGCGCCAATTCGAATTCGACCGACTGCGGTCGCGGCGAAAGGTTGAACACGGCAAATACGCGCTCGCCTGCGCCGCCCCGCACGAAGCTCAGGACATCAGCGCTGGCATTGCTCGGCACCTCGACCATCAAGGCACCGTGCTCACCATTCCATAGCGCGCGCTCTTCGGTCTTGAGTGCGATCAACTGGCGGAAAAGAGCGTCATACTCGCCGACCTTCCACTCGATTTCGTCCTTGGTGAAGAATTCGAGCTGCTTGTCGAGATCGGCCTCTTGCCCGTTGTAAATCAGGGGCATTCCCGGCCCAACAAAGCTGAGCGCGATTGCCGCTTCGTAGGCCGGTCCGTAGATATCCGATGCCACACCGTCCCACGAATTTTGATCGTGATTGTCGGTGTAGGTCATTCGGTAAGCAGCGCGCGGCCAGGTGGTTTGCTGCCCTGCATAATAGCCGCGCATTGCCCCTGCCCCGCTGCCATTGGCGACAAGCTCCTGCATCGCCTCTTTCCAGCCCCAGGCGTAGGTTGCGTCGAAGGCGCGCGCATGCAGGTCTCGGGTCTGCCATTCGGCGAGCATAAAGACGGGTTTGACTGCCTCCAACTCCATGCGGGCAGTCTCCCAAAAATCGAGCGGGACATATCCAGCGACATCCGCGCGGTATCCGTCGATATCGAATTCGCGGACCCAATAGGTCAGGCTTTCGCTCATGTACTGGCGCATCGCCGGGTTCGAATAGTCGAAGTCGACGACGTCAGACCAATCGGTCCCTTCTGGCGGCATGAAGTCACCTTCTGGCGTCTTTAGGTACCAATCGGGATGCTCTTCGGTGAGCGGATTGTCCCATGCCGAGTGGTTTGCGACCCAATCGAGAATGACCTTCAGGCCAAGCTCATGCGCCGCATCCACGAAGGCGCGAAATTCCTCTTCAGTGCCGAGATCGGGATTGATCGCGCGATAATCCTTCACCGAATACGGGCTGCCCAACTCGCCCTTGCGTTGCTCCTCCCCAATCGGATGGATCGGCATCAACCAGACGATATCGACGCCCATCTCTGCCAGCCGGGGCAGTTGTTCTTGCGCGGCAGCGAACGTGCCTTCGGGCGAGAACTGCCGCGTGTTCATCTGGTAGATGACGGCGTCCTTGGTCCAGTCATGCGCTTCGACCTGGACATAGGGATTGGGAGTGTAGCTCGGACCGATGATCTCGTCCGTATCGCAACCGGCCAGTGCCAACGTCGCGGCGATAGCTGTAAATAGCCGCTTCATTGCGCAGGCTCCGTCGCGACGCCGTGCTTTTCCTGCAGGGCCGTTGCTCCGTCGGTCACAAAGAATGTCGCGATCGCCGCGAGCACAAACGATACCGCAGAAATCATCAGCGCCCAGATTGGCGCGCCTTCGAAGAAAGTCGTCAGCAGGAAACCAAGCAGGGTAGCGGCGACTAGCTGAGGCACGACGATGAAGATGTTAAAGATCCCCATATAGATGCCCATCTTCTTCGCAGGCACGGAACCGGCGAGGATCGCATAGGGCAGCGACACGATCGAAGCCCAGGCGATGCCCACCCCAACCATCGGAATCCACAGCAGGTTCGGATCGCGGATCATCAGCATCGCGGCGAACCCGGCTGCTCCGATAAACAGATTGGCCGCATGCAGCCGCCGCCGGTCCATCCGCGCGGCAATCCAGATAAAGCCGAGCGCAGCCGCCGCAGCGATCCCGTTGCGCACGGAGCCGAGCAGCCCCCACCAATCGGCGGCGTCCTGATACCCCTGCGTCGCGGGATCGGGCGATGAGAAGTGGAACTCCGCCACGGCAGGCGTGCCGTAAATCCACATTGAGAACATCGCGAACCAGCTGAAGAATTGCACCACGGCGAGCTGGCGCATGGTCTTTGGCATGGCGAACAGATCGTTGACGACTTCCATAAAGCCGTTCTGGTCGTTGCCGCCGCTGCGCATCATTCCTGCTACGATCTGGATAACCCCGAAGACAGCGATCAACCCCGCAAGAACGTAGAGCTCTTGCGCAATCTCAACCTCGCCCAACCAGGCAGGCTTGGGATCGCCGCGTCCGTAAAATACGAAAGCCGCGAAGGCCGCGCCTATAAGAACCCAAACGAGCCCCCCGCTTTGAAACTGGCCGGCGCTGCGTCGCACAGTTTCCGCATCCGATGCCTCAATGCCGAGCGCCTCATGCCGCGCGGCTTCATAGGCGGCAATCTGTTCCGGGCTGTATTCCTTGGTCGTGAACACGGTCCAGCACACCGCCGCAAGCAAGGCAGCCCCGCCAAGATAGAACGCCCATTGCACCGTCTCGGGAATCTCACCGGCAGGCGCGACGTTGGAGAGGCCCATCCAGTTAGTCATCATCCACGGCAGCGCCCCGGCGATCACCGCCCCTACCCCGATGAAGAAGCTTTGCATCGCATAGCCCTTGGTCCGCTGCCGGTCGGGCAGATTGTCGCCGACAAAGGCACGGAACGGCTCCATCGTGATGTTGAGCGAGGCATCCATGATCCACAACATGCCTGCCGCAACCCACAGGGTCGGTGAATTGGGCATGATGAAAAGCGCGAGGCTGGCCAGGATTGCGCCGAGCAGGAAATACGGTCGGCGCCGCCCAAACCGGCCCCATGTATTGTCGGAGAGGTGTCCGATAATCGGTTGAACGATCAGCCCGGTCATCGGGGCGGCAATCCAAAGGATCGCCAGCTCATTTACTTCTGCGCCAAGCGTCTGGAATATACGGCTGACATTGC
This window encodes:
- a CDS encoding alpha-amylase family glycosyl hydrolase; this translates as MKRLFTAIAATLALAGCDTDEIIGPSYTPNPYVQVEAHDWTKDAVIYQMNTRQFSPEGTFAAAQEQLPRLAEMGVDIVWLMPIHPIGEEQRKGELGSPYSVKDYRAINPDLGTEEEFRAFVDAAHELGLKVILDWVANHSAWDNPLTEEHPDWYLKTPEGDFMPPEGTDWSDVVDFDYSNPAMRQYMSESLTYWVREFDIDGYRADVAGYVPLDFWETARMELEAVKPVFMLAEWQTRDLHARAFDATYAWGWKEAMQELVANGSGAGAMRGYYAGQQTTWPRAAYRMTYTDNHDQNSWDGVASDIYGPAYEAAIALSFVGPGMPLIYNGQEADLDKQLEFFTKDEIEWKVGEYDALFRQLIALKTEERALWNGEHGALMVEVPSNASADVLSFVRGGAGERVFAVFNLSPRPQSVEFELARHHGNYVDALSGVSARLEGADEAITLAPWGYRIFREIE
- a CDS encoding MFS transporter, with translation MTDTAIKAGRKPAMDPMQIWNMSFGFLGIQIGFDLQNGNVSRIFQTLGAEVNELAILWIAAPMTGLIVQPIIGHLSDNTWGRFGRRRPYFLLGAILASLALFIMPNSPTLWVAAGMLWIMDASLNITMEPFRAFVGDNLPDRQRTKGYAMQSFFIGVGAVIAGALPWMMTNWMGLSNVAPAGEIPETVQWAFYLGGAALLAAVCWTVFTTKEYSPEQIAAYEAARHEALGIEASDAETVRRSAGQFQSGGLVWVLIGAAFAAFVFYGRGDPKPAWLGEVEIAQELYVLAGLIAVFGVIQIVAGMMRSGGNDQNGFMEVVNDLFAMPKTMRQLAVVQFFSWFAMFSMWIYGTPAVAEFHFSSPDPATQGYQDAADWWGLLGSVRNGIAAAAALGFIWIAARMDRRRLHAANLFIGAAGFAAMLMIRDPNLLWIPMVGVGIAWASIVSLPYAILAGSVPAKKMGIYMGIFNIFIVVPQLVAATLLGFLLTTFFEGAPIWALMISAVSFVLAAIATFFVTDGATALQEKHGVATEPAQ